The following coding sequences lie in one Anolis carolinensis isolate JA03-04 unplaced genomic scaffold, rAnoCar3.1.pri scaffold_11, whole genome shotgun sequence genomic window:
- the LOC100566389 gene encoding uncharacterized protein LOC100566389 isoform X1, which produces MNGPGMILSLELSWPEGEVGDMEILLPMLLLIALLCLVPGLDGAPIPNLHRDFQNVQHLQISIEPMATVHISAGQQGGQKRSERPEGSGSQRLETTGTEVHHTPTTTAFWRLRNDKIATIVLHKDTTTTQETTTQEVPQNGITLSVTEEPVISILPQKVEVSFETSPSRPQSDIHGTIILRPDTPAVAEVVSPKVTHHVMSASVAIYSSHSEKPPKNNNIAIVKTNHFTWNHKSSRGDIMGLIDVLTKMLRNTPVVVKIDPDFNTKLENVKDYLREMLALVKNAENKLVKGFKQKQEEVANDTIVPSPPATTVSLTIHVETPTTPDSTDLKLAQLQMELAKLKSFLRVLDHFTARLSSFVRNSPNRKASKEIVDKAIAILKTIKAVFCENPNRQTQQVLKDLIDKEMQLLKQAKREARVL; this is translated from the exons ATGAATGGGCCAGGGATGATTCTCTCCCTTGAGCTCAGTTGGCCAGAAGGCGAAGTAGGAGACATGGAGATCTTGCTACCAATGCTGCTCTTGATAGCCTTGCTATGTCTCGTGCCAGGACTGGACGGGGCCCCGATTCCCA ATCTGCACCGGGATTTTCAAAATGTTCAACATTTACAG ATTTCCATCGAACCAATGGCGACGGTACATATTTCGGCAGGGCAACAAGGCGGCCAGA AGAGATCAGAACGACCAGAGGGATCAGGATCACAGAGATTGGAGACGACCGGAACCGAAGTACATCACACCCCAACGACAACAGCTTTTTGGAGACTGCGGAATGACAAAATTGCCACCATCGTGCTGCACAAGGACACAACCACCACCCAAGAGACCACCACTCAAGAGGTTCCCCAGAATGGGATAACTCTTTCTGTCACAGAAGAACCCGTGATCAGCATTCTGCCACAGAAGGTGGAGGTCAGCTTTGAGACATCACCCTCGAGGCCTCAGAGTGATATACATGGCACCATCATTCTGCGTCCGGACACGCCTGCTGTGGCCGAGGTCGTCTCTCCAAAAGTCACCCATCACGTAATGAGCGCATCGGTTGCCATCTATTCTTCCCATTCAGAAAAGCCACCGAAAAATAACAACATAGCCATAGTGAAAACCAATCATTTCACCTGGAATCATAAATCTTCCAGAGGAGACATCATGGGCTTGATTGATGTCTTGACCAAAATGTTAAGGAATACTCCGGTGGTTGTTAAAATTGACCCAGACTTCAACACAAAGCTCGAGAATGTCAAAGATTACCTGAGAGAGATGCTGGCGCTGGTGAAAAATGCGGAGAATAAGCTGGTCAAGGGTTTCAAACAGAAGCAGGAGGAGGTGGCCAATGACACCATCGTGCCTTCGCCCCCGGCCACCACGGTGTCGTTGACGATCCACGTGGAGACACCCACCACCCCTGACTCGACAGACCTCAAGTTGGCCCAACTGCAAATGGAATTGGCGAAGCtcaaatcatttttgagagtgCTGGATCATTTCACTGCCCGACTAAGTTCCTTTGTGCGAAATTCTCCAAATAGAAAAGCATCCAAAGAGATTGTGGACAAAGCGATAGCCATCCTGAAGACCATCAAGGCTGTGTTCTGTGAAAATCCAAACCGTCAGACCCAACAGGTGCTGAAGGATCTGATAGATAAAGAGATGCAGCTTCTAAAACAAGCCAAGAGGGAAGCCAGGGTTTTGTAA
- the LOC100566389 gene encoding uncharacterized protein LOC100566389 isoform X3 translates to MATVHISAGQQGGQKRSERPEGSGSQRLETTGTEVHHTPTTTAFWRLRNDKIATIVLHKDTTTTQETTTQEVPQNGITLSVTEEPVISILPQKVEVSFETSPSRPQSDIHGTIILRPDTPAVAEVVSPKVTHHVMSASVAIYSSHSEKPPKNNNIAIVKTNHFTWNHKSSRGDIMGLIDVLTKMLRNTPVVVKIDPDFNTKLENVKDYLREMLALVKNAENKLVKGFKQKQEEVANDTIVPSPPATTVSLTIHVETPTTPDSTDLKLAQLQMELAKLKSFLRVLDHFTARLSSFVRNSPNRKASKEIVDKAIAILKTIKAVFCENPNRQTQQVLKDLIDKEMQLLKQAKREARVL, encoded by the exons ATGGCGACGGTACATATTTCGGCAGGGCAACAAGGCGGCCAGA AGAGATCAGAACGACCAGAGGGATCAGGATCACAGAGATTGGAGACGACCGGAACCGAAGTACATCACACCCCAACGACAACAGCTTTTTGGAGACTGCGGAATGACAAAATTGCCACCATCGTGCTGCACAAGGACACAACCACCACCCAAGAGACCACCACTCAAGAGGTTCCCCAGAATGGGATAACTCTTTCTGTCACAGAAGAACCCGTGATCAGCATTCTGCCACAGAAGGTGGAGGTCAGCTTTGAGACATCACCCTCGAGGCCTCAGAGTGATATACATGGCACCATCATTCTGCGTCCGGACACGCCTGCTGTGGCCGAGGTCGTCTCTCCAAAAGTCACCCATCACGTAATGAGCGCATCGGTTGCCATCTATTCTTCCCATTCAGAAAAGCCACCGAAAAATAACAACATAGCCATAGTGAAAACCAATCATTTCACCTGGAATCATAAATCTTCCAGAGGAGACATCATGGGCTTGATTGATGTCTTGACCAAAATGTTAAGGAATACTCCGGTGGTTGTTAAAATTGACCCAGACTTCAACACAAAGCTCGAGAATGTCAAAGATTACCTGAGAGAGATGCTGGCGCTGGTGAAAAATGCGGAGAATAAGCTGGTCAAGGGTTTCAAACAGAAGCAGGAGGAGGTGGCCAATGACACCATCGTGCCTTCGCCCCCGGCCACCACGGTGTCGTTGACGATCCACGTGGAGACACCCACCACCCCTGACTCGACAGACCTCAAGTTGGCCCAACTGCAAATGGAATTGGCGAAGCtcaaatcatttttgagagtgCTGGATCATTTCACTGCCCGACTAAGTTCCTTTGTGCGAAATTCTCCAAATAGAAAAGCATCCAAAGAGATTGTGGACAAAGCGATAGCCATCCTGAAGACCATCAAGGCTGTGTTCTGTGAAAATCCAAACCGTCAGACCCAACAGGTGCTGAAGGATCTGATAGATAAAGAGATGCAGCTTCTAAAACAAGCCAAGAGGGAAGCCAGGGTTTTGTAA
- the LOC100566389 gene encoding uncharacterized protein LOC100566389 isoform X2 produces the protein MNGPGMILSLELSWPEGEVGDMEILLPMLLLIALLCLVPGLDGAPIPKRSERPEGSGSQRLETTGTEVHHTPTTTAFWRLRNDKIATIVLHKDTTTTQETTTQEVPQNGITLSVTEEPVISILPQKVEVSFETSPSRPQSDIHGTIILRPDTPAVAEVVSPKVTHHVMSASVAIYSSHSEKPPKNNNIAIVKTNHFTWNHKSSRGDIMGLIDVLTKMLRNTPVVVKIDPDFNTKLENVKDYLREMLALVKNAENKLVKGFKQKQEEVANDTIVPSPPATTVSLTIHVETPTTPDSTDLKLAQLQMELAKLKSFLRVLDHFTARLSSFVRNSPNRKASKEIVDKAIAILKTIKAVFCENPNRQTQQVLKDLIDKEMQLLKQAKREARVL, from the exons ATGAATGGGCCAGGGATGATTCTCTCCCTTGAGCTCAGTTGGCCAGAAGGCGAAGTAGGAGACATGGAGATCTTGCTACCAATGCTGCTCTTGATAGCCTTGCTATGTCTCGTGCCAGGACTGGACGGGGCCCCGATTCCCA AGAGATCAGAACGACCAGAGGGATCAGGATCACAGAGATTGGAGACGACCGGAACCGAAGTACATCACACCCCAACGACAACAGCTTTTTGGAGACTGCGGAATGACAAAATTGCCACCATCGTGCTGCACAAGGACACAACCACCACCCAAGAGACCACCACTCAAGAGGTTCCCCAGAATGGGATAACTCTTTCTGTCACAGAAGAACCCGTGATCAGCATTCTGCCACAGAAGGTGGAGGTCAGCTTTGAGACATCACCCTCGAGGCCTCAGAGTGATATACATGGCACCATCATTCTGCGTCCGGACACGCCTGCTGTGGCCGAGGTCGTCTCTCCAAAAGTCACCCATCACGTAATGAGCGCATCGGTTGCCATCTATTCTTCCCATTCAGAAAAGCCACCGAAAAATAACAACATAGCCATAGTGAAAACCAATCATTTCACCTGGAATCATAAATCTTCCAGAGGAGACATCATGGGCTTGATTGATGTCTTGACCAAAATGTTAAGGAATACTCCGGTGGTTGTTAAAATTGACCCAGACTTCAACACAAAGCTCGAGAATGTCAAAGATTACCTGAGAGAGATGCTGGCGCTGGTGAAAAATGCGGAGAATAAGCTGGTCAAGGGTTTCAAACAGAAGCAGGAGGAGGTGGCCAATGACACCATCGTGCCTTCGCCCCCGGCCACCACGGTGTCGTTGACGATCCACGTGGAGACACCCACCACCCCTGACTCGACAGACCTCAAGTTGGCCCAACTGCAAATGGAATTGGCGAAGCtcaaatcatttttgagagtgCTGGATCATTTCACTGCCCGACTAAGTTCCTTTGTGCGAAATTCTCCAAATAGAAAAGCATCCAAAGAGATTGTGGACAAAGCGATAGCCATCCTGAAGACCATCAAGGCTGTGTTCTGTGAAAATCCAAACCGTCAGACCCAACAGGTGCTGAAGGATCTGATAGATAAAGAGATGCAGCTTCTAAAACAAGCCAAGAGGGAAGCCAGGGTTTTGTAA
- the LOC134293935 gene encoding pyruvate dehydrogenase protein X component, mitochondrial-like has product MSPSLSPTVEEENIVRQLKNEGDTGDVGDALGEIETDKAVATMESNDDGILDEVMTQEGSESMSLGTPTGLLVEEGQGWKQVEIPSHSGKAPSLSGPLATTPVPIPSPSVASLHKAEQHPEKLQFHLSPAAHDSLESYGLDASSCTPSDPRAIFSKDALSLLEQKPKRKLLEEKPGVSSLPSQQVEVPLMPSPDGKPVSAVHSPAPPVSVPGLPPSTGTFTEVPTSNIRRVIAKGLTESKTTVPHAYATAECGLGAVLKLRQKLAKEDDLSFFENEQTFLNVLSKETVQSEEGS; this is encoded by the coding sequence aTGTCTCCCTCATTGTCACCAACAGTGGAAGAGGAAAACATAGTGAGGCAGCTGAAAAACGAAGGAGACACAGGGGATGTTGGGGATGCACTAGGTGAAATTGAAACTGATAAAGCAGTGGCTACCATGGAGTCAAATGATGATGGCATATTAGATGAAGTCATGACACAGGAAGGCAGTGAAAGCATGAGTTTGGGTACACCAACTGGCTTGCTGGTAGAGGAGGGGCAGGGCTGGAAGCAAGTAGAAATACCAAGTCACAGTGGTAAGGCACCCTCATTGTCTGGACCACTGGCTACAACTCCTGTCCCGATCCCATCACCTTCGGTAGCCTCGCTACATAAAGCAGAGCAACATCCTGAAAAACTGCAGTTTCACTTAAGTCCTGCTGCCCACGATAGTTTGGAGTCCTATGGACTTGATGCAAGCAGTTGTACGCCCTCAGATCCTCGAGCGATTTTCTCTAAAGATGCCCTTTCACTTTTAGAGCAGAAACCGAAAAGAAAACTCTTGGAAGAAAAACCAGGGgtttcctctcttccttcacaACAAGTTGAAGTGCCTTTAATGCCATCACCTGATGGAAAACCAGTTTCTGCTGTGCATTCTCCAGCTCCACCAGTTTCTGTGCCAGGTCTGCCTCCTTCCACGGGCACATTCACTGAGGTCCCTACTAGCAACATTAGAAGAGTTATTGCCAAGGGATTAACAGAATCAAAAACTACTGTCCCTCATGCATATGCAACTGCTGAATGTGGCCTTGGTGCAGTTCTGAAGCTAAGGCAGAAGCTGGCAAAAGAGGATGATTTGAGTTTCTTTGAGAATGAGCAAACGTTTTTGAATGTTTTGAGCAAAGAAACAGTACAGTCGGAGGAGGGAAGCTAG